The following proteins come from a genomic window of Corynebacterium sp. P4-C1:
- the gndA gene encoding NADP-dependent phosphogluconate dehydrogenase codes for MAVMGSNLARNFASRGHTVAIFNRSPEKTRAVMEQYGGEGSFIPSETIEDFVASLERPRKAVIMVQAGKATDAVIDQLVEAMDEGDIIIDGGNSLFTDTIRREKEVAAKGCHFVGAGISGGEEGALRGPSIMPGGPKESWETLGPLLEDISAKVDGTPCVTHIGPDGAGHFVKMVHNGIEYADMQVIGEAYHLLRYAAGIEPAELADTFSEWNQGDLDSYLIEITAEVLRQVDAKTGKPFIDVIVDAAGQKGTGRWTVKEALDLGVPTTGIGEAVFARALSSALAQREAVKETGLPSGETATLESLGVDKEQFVEDVRRALYASKLVAYAQGFDEINAGSQEYGWGLKPQDLATIWRGGCIIRAKFLNRITEAYNNDPELPSLLLDPYFRGELENGLIDSWRRVVVTATQLGLPIPVFASSLSYYDSLRSDRLPAALIQGQRDFFGAHTYKRVDMEGTYHTTWSGEREEISY; via the coding sequence ATGGCCGTGATGGGCTCCAATTTGGCCCGTAACTTCGCCTCCCGCGGCCACACCGTGGCTATCTTCAACCGTTCGCCGGAGAAGACCCGCGCGGTGATGGAACAGTACGGCGGCGAGGGGTCGTTCATCCCCTCGGAGACTATCGAGGACTTCGTCGCTTCCTTGGAGCGCCCCCGCAAGGCCGTGATTATGGTGCAGGCGGGCAAGGCTACTGACGCGGTGATCGATCAGCTTGTCGAGGCGATGGATGAAGGCGACATCATCATCGACGGCGGAAACTCCCTTTTCACCGACACGATCCGCCGCGAAAAAGAGGTCGCTGCGAAGGGGTGCCACTTCGTCGGTGCTGGCATTTCCGGCGGTGAGGAAGGTGCACTGCGCGGACCGTCGATCATGCCCGGCGGCCCGAAGGAGTCCTGGGAGACGCTCGGTCCGCTGCTGGAGGACATCTCCGCCAAGGTTGACGGCACACCGTGCGTGACGCACATCGGCCCGGACGGCGCCGGCCACTTCGTCAAGATGGTCCACAACGGCATCGAATACGCCGACATGCAGGTCATCGGCGAGGCTTACCACCTCCTGCGCTACGCGGCGGGAATCGAGCCAGCCGAACTGGCGGATACTTTCTCCGAGTGGAATCAGGGCGACCTGGATTCGTACCTGATCGAGATCACCGCTGAGGTTTTGCGCCAGGTGGACGCGAAGACGGGCAAACCGTTCATTGACGTCATTGTCGATGCCGCGGGACAGAAGGGCACGGGCCGCTGGACTGTGAAGGAAGCGCTCGATCTGGGTGTGCCCACCACCGGCATCGGCGAGGCTGTGTTCGCGCGTGCGCTGTCGTCGGCACTCGCCCAGCGCGAGGCAGTCAAGGAGACTGGCTTGCCGTCCGGTGAAACCGCCACTTTGGAGTCACTCGGCGTGGACAAGGAGCAGTTCGTCGAGGACGTCCGGCGCGCCCTGTACGCGTCGAAGCTCGTCGCGTACGCGCAGGGCTTCGACGAGATCAACGCCGGCTCCCAGGAATACGGCTGGGGCCTTAAGCCGCAGGATCTCGCCACGATTTGGCGCGGTGGTTGCATCATCCGCGCGAAGTTCCTCAACCGCATCACCGAGGCGTACAACAACGACCCGGAACTGCCGTCGCTGCTGCTCGACCCGTATTTCCGCGGGGAGCTCGAGAACGGTCTCATCGACTCCTGGCGCCGCGTTGTCGTCACGGCGACCCAGCTGGGGCTGCCGATCCCGGTGTTCGCCTCCAGCCTGTCTTACTATGATTCGCTGCGTTCCGACCGCCTGCCGGCCGCATTGATTCAGGGCCAGCGCGACTTCTTCGGTGCCCACACGTACAAGCGTGTCGACATGGAGGGCACGTACCACACGACGTGGTCCGGCGAGCGCGAGGAGATCAGCTACTAG
- a CDS encoding DEAD/DEAH box helicase, whose protein sequence is MPSFLDLGLPRPIVDVLDTQGIRQPFPIQQAAIPGVLDGRDVLGRGPTGSGKTFTFGLPMLALLAGKPSRPGHPRGLILAPTRELAAQIRQRLDDPAAAVNLRIIEVVGGVNINNHIRALAAPVDVLVATPGRAQDLINQGKLSFDAVEITAIDEADQMADMGFLPQVRKLLDATPSTGQRLLFSATLDGDVDKLVQRYLDNPVTHSTAPAAAAVDSMEHYQLLVGDREARNDIVPLIAARDGKTIMFMRTKRGVDRQVKKLRRVGINAQGIHGDKGQGARTRAIEGFAGGSLPVLVATDIAARGIDISDVSLVVHIDPPAEHKAYLHRAGRTARAGTSGTVVTLVMDEQRKDVDQLLRKAGVDAKKVEVSAESAELAKITGARKPNGNPLPPPGQTAAPSKTRNQRPQGSRRGRQPNKAHSNPNGGRRRKRSPRRKEL, encoded by the coding sequence GTGCCTTCTTTTCTTGATTTAGGGCTTCCCCGCCCCATCGTCGACGTCCTGGACACCCAGGGCATTCGTCAGCCTTTCCCGATCCAGCAAGCGGCGATCCCGGGAGTACTCGACGGCCGCGATGTTCTCGGCCGCGGCCCTACCGGGTCCGGCAAGACATTCACGTTCGGTCTCCCGATGCTCGCTCTGCTCGCTGGTAAGCCGTCGCGCCCTGGCCATCCACGCGGACTCATTCTCGCCCCCACCCGCGAGCTCGCCGCTCAGATCCGCCAGCGTCTCGACGACCCCGCCGCGGCGGTGAACCTCCGCATCATCGAGGTCGTCGGCGGCGTCAACATCAACAACCACATCCGCGCACTCGCAGCACCGGTGGATGTGCTCGTGGCAACACCGGGACGCGCGCAGGACCTCATTAACCAGGGCAAGCTCAGCTTCGACGCCGTTGAGATCACAGCTATCGACGAAGCCGACCAGATGGCGGACATGGGCTTCCTCCCCCAGGTGCGCAAGCTTCTCGACGCCACCCCCTCCACCGGCCAGCGCCTGTTGTTCTCGGCGACGCTGGACGGTGACGTCGACAAGCTTGTTCAGCGATACCTCGACAACCCCGTGACGCACTCGACGGCGCCCGCCGCCGCGGCCGTCGATTCAATGGAGCACTACCAGCTGCTCGTCGGCGACCGTGAAGCGCGCAACGACATTGTTCCGCTGATCGCCGCGCGCGACGGCAAGACCATCATGTTCATGCGCACCAAGCGCGGTGTGGACCGGCAGGTGAAGAAGCTGCGCCGCGTCGGCATCAACGCGCAAGGCATCCACGGCGACAAGGGCCAAGGTGCGCGCACCCGCGCCATCGAGGGCTTCGCCGGCGGCTCCCTGCCCGTGCTCGTGGCTACCGACATCGCGGCCCGCGGAATCGACATCAGCGATGTCTCCCTCGTCGTCCACATCGACCCGCCCGCCGAGCACAAGGCATACCTCCACCGCGCCGGCCGCACCGCACGTGCGGGCACTTCCGGAACCGTGGTCACGCTCGTGATGGACGAGCAGCGCAAAGACGTCGACCAGCTCCTCCGCAAAGCCGGCGTGGACGCCAAGAAAGTCGAGGTTAGCGCCGAATCTGCCGAGCTTGCTAAAATCACGGGAGCGCGGAAGCCAAACGGCAATCCGCTGCCCCCGCCAGGTCAGACCGCGGCCCCCTCCAAGACGCGCAACCAACGTCCGCAGGGTTCGCGGCGCGGACGGCAACCGAATAAAGCTCATTCCAACCCCAACGGTGGGCGCCGCCGAAAAAGGAGTCCCAGGCGCAAAGAGCTCTAA
- a CDS encoding hemolysin family protein, translating to MDILISILALIGFVLLTASTGLFVAIEFAMTGLERSTIESHVQEKGDKTARAVQRDHANLSFVLSGAQLGITITTLATGFLAEPVLARFFGPLLELVGLSESASRPVALVLALIVATTLSMVFGELVPKNLAIANPLAAARFVVPPVNAFNTVFAWFIKGLNASANWFVRKLGIEPADELASARSGPELGAMVRSSAEAGGLDAATARMLDRSLQFGETTAEEVMSPRSTVNSLDVEDTVSDLIALAIETGHSRFPVRRGDLDDTVGIVHIKDAFSVPSDERATTLLGPLAKPVSFVPGTLDGDAVLNQVRSAGSQMVLVADEYGGTQGLVTIEDVVEEILGEVYDEHDDRESERDFHRFGSSWEVSGLVRLDELAERTSYLSPDGPYETLGGLIMSALGRVPQVGDTVLLPVSDNEAQDDFESGNAGRWLARVSVMEGRRLDKAILTPVSDEDARKWEQ from the coding sequence ATGGACATACTGATCTCCATTCTCGCCTTGATCGGCTTCGTGCTGCTCACAGCTTCTACCGGTCTCTTCGTGGCCATTGAATTCGCCATGACCGGCCTCGAACGCTCCACGATCGAGTCGCACGTGCAGGAAAAGGGCGATAAGACCGCCCGCGCCGTGCAGCGCGACCACGCCAATCTCTCTTTCGTTCTCTCCGGCGCGCAGCTTGGCATCACGATCACGACACTGGCCACCGGCTTCCTCGCCGAACCGGTGCTGGCGCGCTTCTTTGGTCCGCTGCTTGAGCTTGTCGGCCTGAGCGAGTCAGCTTCCCGGCCCGTGGCCTTGGTGCTGGCTCTCATCGTGGCCACGACGCTGTCGATGGTTTTCGGCGAACTTGTGCCGAAGAATCTGGCTATCGCCAATCCCCTCGCGGCAGCGCGTTTCGTTGTTCCGCCCGTCAACGCTTTCAACACTGTCTTCGCCTGGTTCATCAAGGGACTCAATGCGTCGGCGAACTGGTTCGTGCGCAAGCTCGGGATCGAGCCGGCGGATGAGCTTGCGTCAGCACGCTCCGGCCCGGAGCTCGGCGCGATGGTGCGCAGCTCCGCGGAGGCCGGCGGTTTGGATGCGGCCACCGCGCGGATGCTCGACAGGTCCCTGCAGTTCGGCGAGACCACGGCAGAAGAAGTGATGTCGCCGCGTTCGACAGTCAACTCCCTCGATGTCGAGGACACGGTCAGCGACCTCATCGCCTTGGCTATTGAGACTGGCCACTCCCGCTTCCCCGTCCGCCGCGGGGACCTCGACGACACCGTCGGGATCGTGCACATCAAGGATGCCTTCTCTGTCCCCAGCGACGAGCGCGCGACGACGCTGCTCGGTCCGCTGGCCAAGCCGGTGTCCTTCGTTCCGGGGACCCTCGACGGCGATGCGGTGCTCAACCAAGTGCGTTCGGCCGGCTCGCAGATGGTGCTCGTCGCTGACGAATACGGCGGCACCCAGGGTTTGGTGACCATCGAGGATGTCGTCGAAGAGATTCTCGGCGAGGTTTACGACGAGCACGACGACCGCGAATCCGAGCGCGACTTCCACCGTTTCGGCTCCTCCTGGGAGGTCTCCGGCCTGGTACGTCTCGACGAACTTGCCGAGCGCACCAGCTACCTGTCCCCCGACGGCCCGTACGAGACCCTCGGCGGGCTGATCATGTCGGCTCTCGGCCGCGTCCCGCAAGTCGGCGACACCGTGCTTCTGCCAGTGTCGGACAATGAGGCGCAGGATGATTTCGAGTCCGGCAACGCCGGCCGCTGGCTGGCGCGTGTCTCCGTCATGGAGGGCCGCCGCCTGGACAAAGCGATTCTCACCCCTGTCTCCGACGAAGACGCAAGGAAGTGGGAACAGTGA
- a CDS encoding hemolysin family protein, giving the protein MSIWVASILIIALLLANAFFVAAEFALVSSRKDRLESMLAQGRTGARRAMNATEHLSLYLAGAQFGITIASLILGKVAEPAIAHFLEVPFTGLGVPEDLLHPLSFVIALLLITVLHIIFGEMIPKNISIAGPETLAVWLTPAMDMWVKLTRPFIYALNELARWTLHLMGVEQRDELDSTVDQEQLANMIEESRQEGLLDAEETVRLANALSSENRSFKEVMIPIDDVVTIPYSRGGITLSALEKAVRETGYSRYPVEGSAGALVGYIHVKDVLDLLQSDAANPIIPQNRIRRLSIVDGSGSLDDALTSMHRRSAHMAQVRDHGELVGVLALEDLIEEYVGTVSDWTHEDE; this is encoded by the coding sequence GTGAGCATTTGGGTAGCGAGTATCCTCATCATCGCGCTTCTGCTGGCCAACGCGTTCTTCGTGGCCGCGGAGTTCGCGCTGGTGTCGTCGCGCAAAGACCGCCTCGAGTCGATGCTGGCCCAAGGCAGGACAGGTGCCCGCCGAGCTATGAATGCCACGGAGCACCTCTCGTTGTACCTCGCGGGCGCCCAGTTCGGCATCACGATTGCCTCACTGATCCTGGGCAAGGTCGCCGAGCCGGCGATCGCCCACTTCCTCGAGGTCCCCTTCACCGGTCTCGGCGTACCCGAAGACCTGCTGCACCCGCTGTCGTTCGTGATTGCGCTGCTGCTCATCACTGTGCTGCACATCATCTTCGGCGAGATGATCCCGAAGAATATCTCGATCGCCGGGCCCGAGACGCTGGCGGTGTGGCTCACCCCCGCGATGGATATGTGGGTGAAGCTGACCCGGCCGTTCATCTACGCCCTCAACGAGCTCGCGCGTTGGACGCTGCACCTTATGGGTGTGGAGCAGCGCGACGAGTTGGACTCGACGGTAGACCAGGAGCAGCTCGCGAATATGATCGAGGAGTCGCGCCAGGAGGGCCTACTTGATGCGGAAGAGACCGTGCGTCTCGCCAACGCCCTGTCGTCGGAGAACCGCAGCTTCAAAGAGGTCATGATTCCGATCGACGACGTGGTGACCATCCCCTATTCCCGCGGCGGCATCACGCTTTCGGCTTTGGAGAAGGCCGTCAGGGAGACGGGTTACTCGCGCTACCCCGTGGAGGGGTCTGCGGGCGCTCTCGTGGGGTATATCCACGTCAAGGACGTGCTGGATCTGCTGCAGTCGGATGCGGCGAACCCGATCATTCCGCAGAACCGCATCCGTCGCTTGAGCATTGTGGACGGCTCCGGAAGCCTCGACGACGCGTTGACATCCATGCACCGCCGTTCGGCCCACATGGCGCAGGTGCGCGATCACGGCGAGCTTGTCGGTGTTCTCGCGCTGGAGGATTTGATCGAGGAATACGTGGGCACGGTCTCCGACTGGACCCACGAGGACGAGTAG
- a CDS encoding 3-methyladenine DNA glycosylase, with the protein MPTALPRAEWEELLRAHEERARVWVDPHLERRSRGEKHPIWDFLFDYYAVRPAHVLRWHPGPGISLIDAAHAPHTQWRHYATAPDGSVTADVDDFLAHRREDLERIRHLLRATQDNRTQFDCFGLHEWAMVYRDEKPRHSLPLRLGAEGTNAVVDKHELKCTHYDAYRFFTPPAKPLNLTVLESTTRPSHEQAGCLHAGMDLFKWAAKMGPLVPGELFLDCFELACDIRLLDMEASPYDCRVLGYGVVPVETPEGKAEYVARQRAFTGRGEALRHRLVTILDSVLGY; encoded by the coding sequence ATGCCGACGGCACTTCCGCGCGCCGAATGGGAGGAACTGTTGCGCGCGCACGAGGAACGGGCACGGGTGTGGGTCGACCCGCACCTCGAGCGGCGTTCGCGCGGCGAGAAGCACCCTATCTGGGATTTCCTCTTCGACTACTACGCCGTACGCCCGGCGCACGTGTTGCGGTGGCATCCGGGGCCGGGCATTTCGCTTATCGACGCCGCCCACGCTCCCCACACCCAGTGGCGCCACTACGCGACCGCCCCCGACGGTTCGGTCACCGCCGATGTGGACGATTTCCTGGCCCACCGGCGCGAAGATCTGGAGCGTATCCGGCATCTTCTGCGCGCCACACAGGATAACCGGACGCAATTCGACTGCTTCGGGCTGCACGAATGGGCCATGGTCTACCGGGATGAGAAGCCCCGCCACAGTCTCCCGTTGCGGTTGGGGGCGGAGGGGACGAACGCGGTCGTCGATAAGCACGAGCTCAAGTGCACGCACTACGACGCGTACCGGTTCTTCACGCCGCCCGCGAAGCCGTTGAATCTGACGGTGCTCGAGAGCACAACGCGCCCCTCCCATGAACAAGCCGGCTGCCTGCACGCCGGGATGGACCTGTTCAAATGGGCGGCAAAAATGGGGCCGCTCGTGCCCGGCGAGCTCTTCCTCGACTGCTTCGAGCTCGCCTGCGACATCCGCCTGCTTGACATGGAAGCCTCCCCGTACGACTGCCGTGTGCTTGGCTACGGAGTCGTGCCTGTCGAAACCCCGGAAGGCAAAGCCGAGTACGTCGCCCGCCAACGCGCCTTCACGGGACGCGGAGAAGCCTTGCGACACCGCCTTGTCACGATCCTCGACAGCGTCCTCGGCTACTAG
- a CDS encoding VWA domain-containing protein — protein MGRHSTGKNNYSLSKEVIAVLAVIALLIAAVIAWLVLRGGSGSGETGTNAAGEQECVAGDLALPIAAANKTVGEQLVEDYAASHPVVRDYCVTPEYVEKLEDAAVYVAPLSPITTNEITAAGRSSANNEPPAVYASAVGVAGPADKADAPTLADVVFTTATQPEASAIASQKLAESDQAAADALKKQRIPAVSDAAAQQGKLVATTEDNALEGTTFTPLDDAQLVYSAIPLNTTDSVNEEQTRAAQAFGDYAGKTFTDANGDVVQDMSDVSEPVWSAAEPEGGKRVTDPEAQTAGSDQPSGTQEAGAPGEPADTLFLLDTSAGMAEFNDPAAEAIDAAIGEITSGGHSVALWNYSSPLTPGVNKGYRANVAFTGNADDATGTAFRFVNDGQPQTREAVAAAVDYAQTEATPENPVRIVLITSGSVDSADDSALQALKEAKAKGIDLTIVRVGSGEADNALIDAASFTSQAPDAAALPEAVRSAAGLS, from the coding sequence ATGGGACGGCACTCCACCGGAAAGAACAACTACTCCTTGTCCAAGGAGGTCATAGCGGTTCTGGCCGTCATTGCGTTGCTGATTGCCGCTGTCATCGCGTGGCTGGTGCTGCGCGGCGGATCCGGTTCGGGAGAAACGGGCACCAATGCCGCGGGTGAGCAGGAGTGCGTCGCCGGCGACCTCGCACTGCCTATCGCAGCTGCTAACAAGACCGTCGGCGAGCAGCTCGTAGAGGACTACGCGGCGTCCCACCCCGTGGTGCGCGACTACTGCGTGACACCGGAATACGTCGAAAAGCTTGAGGACGCCGCCGTCTACGTCGCCCCCCTTTCTCCGATCACCACCAACGAGATAACCGCGGCCGGCCGCAGCTCCGCGAACAACGAGCCCCCGGCCGTCTACGCCTCCGCCGTCGGTGTCGCCGGTCCCGCCGATAAGGCTGACGCACCTACCCTGGCGGACGTCGTCTTCACCACTGCCACGCAGCCGGAGGCCTCTGCGATCGCCTCCCAGAAGCTCGCCGAATCCGATCAGGCAGCGGCTGATGCTCTGAAGAAGCAGCGCATCCCAGCTGTCTCCGACGCCGCAGCCCAACAAGGCAAGCTTGTCGCGACTACCGAAGACAACGCACTGGAGGGAACGACCTTCACGCCTCTCGACGATGCACAACTCGTCTACTCCGCTATCCCCCTCAACACCACCGACTCGGTCAACGAGGAGCAGACCCGCGCCGCGCAGGCTTTCGGCGACTACGCAGGCAAGACATTCACCGATGCCAACGGCGATGTCGTCCAGGACATGTCCGATGTGAGCGAGCCTGTCTGGTCCGCGGCCGAGCCGGAGGGCGGGAAGCGCGTCACCGATCCCGAGGCGCAAACTGCCGGCAGCGACCAACCGTCAGGCACGCAGGAGGCGGGCGCTCCGGGCGAACCGGCTGACACGCTGTTCCTGCTCGACACCTCTGCCGGAATGGCGGAGTTCAACGACCCGGCGGCAGAAGCGATTGACGCGGCCATCGGCGAGATCACGTCCGGCGGTCACTCCGTTGCGCTGTGGAACTACTCCTCCCCGCTCACGCCTGGCGTGAACAAGGGGTACCGCGCCAACGTCGCCTTCACCGGCAATGCTGACGATGCCACCGGCACCGCTTTCCGGTTCGTTAACGACGGCCAGCCGCAGACCCGTGAGGCAGTCGCCGCCGCCGTCGACTACGCGCAAACCGAGGCGACCCCGGAGAATCCTGTCCGCATCGTCCTGATCACATCCGGATCCGTGGACAGCGCCGATGATTCCGCGCTCCAGGCGCTCAAAGAGGCCAAGGCCAAGGGCATCGACCTCACCATTGTCCGGGTCGGAAGCGGCGAAGCGGACAACGCGCTTATCGACGCCGCCTCCTTCACCTCCCAGGCCCCCGACGCCGCTGCGCTCCCAGAGGCAGTCCGCTCCGCTGCGGGGCTTTCCTAG
- a CDS encoding MerR family transcriptional regulator, translating into MDSVTAADGAEAPVQETLFDLGPSDEVGYRVPIACQVAGITYRQLDYWARTDLVRPSIRNATGSGSQRLYSFKDILVLKIVKGLLDTGISLQNIRLAVDKLRDRGINEISEITLVSDGTTVYECRSNDEIIDLLGGGQGVFGIAVPQIVKELTGTISAFPSERIGGANEEEDDNVVALDELADRRRRRSS; encoded by the coding sequence ATCGATAGCGTCACCGCCGCCGACGGTGCAGAAGCACCAGTTCAGGAGACCCTCTTCGACCTCGGGCCCTCCGACGAAGTCGGCTACCGCGTTCCGATCGCCTGCCAAGTCGCCGGCATCACCTACCGCCAGCTCGATTACTGGGCGCGCACCGACCTGGTCCGCCCCTCCATCCGAAACGCGACGGGCTCGGGCTCTCAGCGCCTATACTCCTTTAAGGACATCCTCGTCCTGAAGATCGTAAAGGGCCTTCTGGACACCGGCATCTCCCTGCAGAACATCCGCCTCGCCGTGGACAAGCTCCGCGACCGTGGCATCAACGAGATCTCCGAGATCACCCTCGTCTCCGACGGCACCACGGTGTACGAGTGCCGCTCCAACGACGAGATCATCGACCTGCTCGGCGGCGGTCAGGGCGTGTTCGGTATCGCCGTCCCGCAGATCGTCAAGGAACTCACCGGCACGATCTCCGCTTTCCCGTCCGAGCGCATCGGCGGCGCCAACGAGGAAGAAGACGACAACGTCGTGGCTCTCGACGAGCTGGCTGACCGCCGTCGCCGCCGCAGCTCCTAA
- a CDS encoding bifunctional nuclease family protein, whose protein sequence is MSTVPVSLCGVFPVGPESFLCAVLLWEERRRFLPIWLPPVGGAQVLGRIGEWEPTRPDTHNLLLDVIEQSTTGVSAIELTGYYNGVYMAQVTMEDGAEFDCRPTDALILALMLDMPIEVEEDVLNQASLWLSAEDAADYFDIEFSSDYGGYADFGDFNNPDFAGGDKQADLAFENLMRELGVEEKDLGFGEADTDHTDRTADTDGSATNTETPDTTDGFGSPGTADAHGDPGLPDSPDNSDNPDTQGDNEE, encoded by the coding sequence ATGAGCACCGTTCCTGTTTCCCTGTGCGGGGTATTTCCCGTCGGCCCCGAAAGCTTCCTCTGCGCAGTGCTGCTGTGGGAGGAACGCCGCCGCTTCCTGCCGATCTGGCTCCCGCCTGTCGGCGGCGCACAGGTTCTCGGCCGCATCGGGGAGTGGGAGCCCACCCGCCCAGATACGCACAATTTGCTTCTCGACGTCATCGAGCAGTCCACCACCGGCGTTTCCGCCATCGAGCTGACCGGTTATTACAACGGCGTCTACATGGCCCAGGTGACTATGGAGGACGGGGCCGAATTCGATTGCCGCCCCACCGACGCGCTCATTCTCGCGCTGATGCTCGACATGCCGATCGAGGTCGAAGAAGACGTGCTCAACCAGGCCTCCCTGTGGTTGAGCGCCGAGGATGCGGCCGATTATTTCGATATCGAGTTCAGCTCCGATTACGGCGGCTACGCCGATTTCGGGGACTTCAATAACCCTGACTTCGCTGGTGGCGACAAACAGGCTGACCTTGCCTTCGAGAACCTCATGAGGGAACTCGGAGTGGAGGAGAAGGACCTCGGCTTCGGCGAGGCCGACACTGATCACACCGATCGCACCGCCGACACCGATGGCAGCGCTACCAACACTGAGACCCCTGATACCACTGACGGATTTGGTAGTCCTGGTACCGCGGATGCCCATGGAGATCCCGGACTGCCTGATAGTCCTGATAACTCTGATAACCCTGATACTCAGGGTGACAATGAGGAATAG
- a CDS encoding MerR family transcriptional regulator — MSAIRKTKPSGQAPRSGTKTMSIGVVIKCLSEEFPDVTVSKIRFLESEGLISPERTQSGYRRFTEADVERLRYILITQRDNYLPLKVIREQLEAMDSGKVSKVSAVMAGQGAAEPLIAPEQFAAPLATRLSDQDVAEQADCSAEVVAQCIDAGLIVPDSSGMFTADDVRVVSTAVSLTEFGLDTRHLKRIRQSASRQADLIEQVTEPVAKSGRAAAKQEAGEISQQMTALVVSLHAALVKNELRRGLA; from the coding sequence GTGAGCGCAATCCGGAAAACGAAGCCGAGCGGTCAGGCACCCCGCTCGGGCACCAAGACCATGTCGATCGGCGTGGTGATCAAGTGCCTCAGCGAGGAGTTCCCGGATGTCACCGTGTCCAAAATCCGCTTCTTGGAGTCTGAGGGGCTGATTAGCCCTGAGCGAACGCAGTCCGGTTACCGCCGCTTCACGGAGGCGGATGTTGAACGGCTCCGCTACATCCTCATCACCCAACGCGACAACTACCTGCCGTTGAAGGTGATCCGCGAGCAGCTGGAAGCGATGGATTCGGGAAAGGTGAGCAAGGTCAGTGCCGTGATGGCCGGCCAGGGTGCCGCGGAGCCGCTGATCGCGCCCGAACAGTTCGCCGCGCCGCTCGCCACGCGCCTAAGCGACCAGGATGTCGCCGAGCAAGCCGACTGCTCTGCGGAGGTCGTTGCCCAGTGCATCGATGCCGGACTTATCGTGCCTGATTCTTCGGGCATGTTCACCGCAGACGATGTCCGCGTCGTGTCCACTGCCGTCTCACTTACCGAATTCGGTCTGGATACCCGCCATCTCAAGCGCATCCGCCAGTCGGCGTCCCGCCAGGCGGACTTGATTGAACAGGTGACGGAGCCCGTCGCCAAGTCCGGCCGCGCCGCTGCGAAGCAAGAGGCCGGCGAGATCAGCCAGCAGATGACTGCTTTGGTTGTGTCGCTCCACGCCGCCCTTGTGAAGAACGAGCTCCGCCGCGGACTCGCCTGA
- the odhI gene encoding oxoglutarate dehydrogenase inhibitor Odhl, whose translation MSENTGTPEAQVETTSVFRADLLKEMETGANTASDHVGGADGLPADAALLVVKRGPNAGARFLLDRDTTTAGRHPEADIFLDDVTVSRRHAEFRRNDGEFEVVDVGSLNGTYVNREPRNSQTLSTGDEIQIGKFRLVFIADED comes from the coding sequence ATGAGCGAGAACACCGGTACACCGGAGGCACAGGTAGAAACCACCTCTGTCTTCCGTGCGGATCTTCTGAAAGAGATGGAGACGGGAGCCAACACCGCCTCTGACCACGTGGGCGGCGCCGACGGCCTGCCCGCCGATGCGGCACTTCTCGTGGTCAAGCGTGGCCCGAACGCAGGCGCACGCTTCCTGCTGGACCGCGACACCACCACAGCCGGCCGCCACCCGGAGGCCGACATCTTCCTCGACGATGTGACCGTTTCCCGCCGCCACGCAGAGTTCCGCCGCAACGACGGCGAATTCGAGGTCGTCGACGTCGGATCCCTCAACGGCACCTACGTCAACCGAGAGCCGCGTAACTCCCAGACGTTGTCCACTGGAGACGAGATTCAGATCGGCAAGTTCCGTCTCGTCTTCATCGCCGACGAAGACTAG